The Burkholderia sp. PAMC 26561 genome includes the window TGCGCGACGCAGGAAAGTCGTCGCGCTTGCCTCCGGAGTTTACCGGCTCATGCAGAGTGGCACAGGCGAGGCCGCTCATTCGCTCAATGGCCGAAGTAGATCGGTTGCGTTGCTTGATCCGGCGCATGGTCAGCGCGTGCGCCCGATGCCGACATGCTGCCGGTGGACGATCCATACGACATTGCCGCCGCGCCTTGTTGCGACCAGACTTTCTGTTCGGCGGCCTGGATATCCTGCGGGTAATTGACGTTTTCGCCGCCGGGGCTGTAGCCGGCCTTTTCGAGCTGAACGAGTTCGGCCTTGACCTGTGCGCGCGTCACTGGAGCGTTGCTCTGGGCAAACGCGAGAGCCGGTGCAGCCAATGCCGATGAAAGAACCAATGCGGAGATAAGGAATTTGTTCATGATGACCTCAATAAATAATTAGTGATCCGATGTATTTGCCAGGTTGCTACGGATGTTGCGTGGTACTTCGTTGCGGGACTTTCAGTTTGCTTCGCTTGCGTTTGCCGGGGGCGTGCTTGCCACTGTGGTGTTCGATTGCTCTTGAGCAAGACGCGTCTTCTGTTGTTCTAGCTGGTGCGCGAAGATCGGATTGACATCGGGGTACGAGGTATCCGTCACGAAGTCGCGGCCGTCTTTCTGTGCCTGGATCAGTTCCTGATAGAGCTCGGCGCGGGTCTTGGTTTGCGCAAATGCATTGGCTGAAGCGATTGTCGCGATAGCTACGAGGGCGATGGCGAGGGCTTTCATGTTCTTCTCCAGTAGATGTGTTTCGTTGCGGTGTGTACTGGAGAGAACCCCGGAAGGGGCAGGGATATTCCCGACAAAGCGGATTATTTTTTGCCGGAAAAAAATTTGAATACGAGTGGAATAAGCTGCAATGGATGGTGTTTACGCGGTCAGGGACGCTTTTGTTTTCAGTTAGGCGGCTGTTTTGGCGCGAAACCTGAAACAATGTGCAGACGGAATAAAGCGCATGAAACGGTGTTCGCCTCCATACCGACAGCAACTCGAATCGATCATGTCCATAGTAAAACCACCTTC containing:
- a CDS encoding DUF4148 domain-containing protein, with the protein product MNKFLISALVLSSALAAPALAFAQSNAPVTRAQVKAELVQLEKAGYSPGGENVNYPQDIQAAEQKVWSQQGAAAMSYGSSTGSMSASGARADHAPDQATQPIYFGH
- a CDS encoding DUF4148 domain-containing protein, translating into MKALAIALVAIATIASANAFAQTKTRAELYQELIQAQKDGRDFVTDTSYPDVNPIFAHQLEQQKTRLAQEQSNTTVASTPPANASEAN